In the Sandaracinaceae bacterium genome, CCACCCAGCGCCCCTCCTCGCGGTACGCGAGATCCACCACGCCCTCGGCGCTGGTTCCGTCGTCCAGCGGCACGGTGATCGGCGCCTCGCGCCGACACTCCCCGCGGCGCTCGGCCTCGGCCGCGGCCCGCAGGATGGGGTGCGCGAGCGTGGCCCGGGCGACCTCGCTCGCGGCGGCGATCTCGGCGTCGGGCGCGTCGATGAGCCGGCCCTGGTGTCGCGCCATCGCGAGCACCGCGCCCGCGTCGGCGTCGAGCGCGCACTCGCCGAGCACGGCGTGCACCAGGGTACCGAAGCGCTTGCCGCCGGGACGCGTGGCCCGCCCCGCCTCGACCTCCACGATCCGCGGCGCGTGCGTCGTCGCCCCCACCGCCTCTGCCACCTCGTGCGCCACCGCGGTCACGGGCCGCACCTTCCAGCTCGCCCGCGCGCCGCGCTCGCGGGTCGCCTCGCGCGCGGCCACCCACGCGAGGTGCGCCTCGACGCGCTCGGCGCCGCGTCCCTCGCCGTCGTCCGGCGCGAGCAGCGCGGTGCGGCGCAGGCCCCCGCGCGGCGCCCGGCCCAGCTCGAGCGTGGCCGGATCCCACCAGACGACCTCGTGCTCGACGCCCGGCTCCCCCATGCCCCCCTCACCGATGCGGTGCAGCCCCGGGCGGACCGACGCCTCGGTGCCCTTCTTCGGGTCGGGGCCGCGATCGAGCACGCTGTCCTCGCCGAAGTCGGGGCAGCCCGGCGCGGGCTCGGACTGGCGCCGCGCCTCGAACGCGGGGTGCAGCGCGCGGTGCAAGGGATCGACCCAGCCCGGCTGCGCCTCGTCCCCCACGCACGGCACCACGAGCAGCTCCCGCGCGCGCGTCGCCGCCACGTAGCTCAGGCGCACCTCCTCGGCCGCGTCCGCCTCGAGCACCTCCTCCGCGTGCTCGGTCAGCTCGACGGGCGAGCAGCCGGCGAGCGGCGCCGCCCAGAGCTTCCCCGCCGAGTCGACGTAGCGCGAGGGCCGCGTGCGCGTGACGCCATGGAGCGGATCGCAGAGGATCACGACCGGGAACTCGAGCCCCTTCGCCTTGTGCACCGTCATGATGCGCACCCCGGCCGCGCGCTCCTCCACCACGGGCGCGTCCACGCCTTCGCCGCGCTCGAGCTTGTCCTCGAGGCTCTCGGTGAAGGCGCGGAAGCTCGGCGCGCCCTGCGCCTCGGCGCGCCGCGCCAGCTCGAGCACGCGCAGCACGTTGGCGAGCGCCTGCTCTCCGTTGGGCCAGTTCGCGACCCCCGCGTGGGCGCGCGTGGCGTCCAGGAAGCGCGCGATCGTGTCCGCGAGCGGGCGGCGGTTGCGCTTCCAGTGCAGCTCACGGAGGGTCTCGAGCGCGTCCGCGACCGGCGAGCGCTCGGCGCCCCAGAGCGCCTCGGGCGGGTGCACGAGCGGGTTCAGCGGGCCCTGCGTCTCTCGGTACAGGAGCAGGTCCTCGTCGCTCATGCCGAAGAAGGGCCCGCGCAGGGTGGCGTACACGCTCAACGCGTCCCCCGGGTGCTCGATGGCGCGGAGCGCGGTGGCGAGCGCGAGCACCTCCTCGCGGTCGTGGAACGCGCGCCCTCCGACCAGCACGTGGGGCAGCCCCCGCGCCTCGAGCGCGAGCACGTACGGCGCCACCAGGCTCCGGCCCCACGACGTGGTGCTGCGGAAGAGGAGGCAGATGTCTCGCGACTCGAGCGGACGCGCCTCCCCGCTCAGCGGGTCGTCGACCGTCCAGCCGCTCTCCGTCAGGAGCCAGTCGCAGAACGCGCCCGCCGCGTCGGCCGCGCTGTCGGCCACCGCGTACTTGTAGATCTTGCCCCAGCGCCCGTAGGGGCGCGGCACGGAGAGCGCGATGACCGAGGGCCGGCCCTCGGGCGCGGGGCGGTGCGGGCCGAGTGGCACGTAGCGCGCCTGGGCCCCGGTCTCCGAGCCTTGCATGAGGGGCGCGAAGGCCGCGTTGATCGCGCGCTGGATGTCGGGCCGCGCGCGGAAGCTCGTGCTCAGCTCGAGGTGGGCCACGCCCTGCGCGACCAGGCGATCCTTGATGCGCTCGTAGAGGGAGACCTCGGCCCGTCGGAAGCGGTAGATGGACTGCTTCGGGTCGCCGACCACGAAGAGCTTGCCGGGCACGGGCGGCGGCGCGCCCTCCGTGAGCATGCCGCCCTCGGGCACGTCTCCGTCGGTGGCGAGCATCAACAGGATCTCCGCCTGGAGAGGGTCGGTGTCCTGGAACTCGTCGACGAAGAAGTACGCGAAGCGCCGCCGCAGCTCCGCCCGCACGCCCGCGTCGTCGCGGACCAGATCGCGCGCGCGGATCAGGAGATCGAGGAAGTCGAGCGTGCCGCTCCGCGCCTTGAGCTGCTCGTACGCCTCGACCACCGGGGCCAGATCGCGCACGAGCACGGGCGCGAGATCGGCCCCCGCGCGGTCGAGGAACCGATCGAGCGTCTCCGCGAGGGCGTCGCGGCGCGTCAACACGTCCTGACGGAGCAGCCCCTCGCCGTACCACTGGCCGAACCAGCGGTGCTTCCAGTTGTCGCGGTCGTTGCGCAGCTCGTAGAGCTCCGCCTCGAGGCCGTCGTGATCGCGCGGCCGGATGGCCTCGCGCGCGTCGAGCTCCGCGAGCCAGCGACCGAGCCGCGAGAGGTTCTGCGCGAGCTTGTCGTTGGGCGCGTTCGCCAGCTCCGCCAGCGCCGCCACCCCGCGCACCGCCTCGACGCACGCGTCGATCGCCGCGTCGCGGTCGAAGGGCTCACGTCGCCATGGCGCGGGGTGGTCGCGGCGGCCCACCAGGTCTCTCGCCGCGCGCAGGAGCTGCTCGCGTGGGTTGCCGCGGCGGCGAAGCACCCGCCGCACGCCCTCGGGCGGGTCGGCGAGCGTGCGCTCGAACCAGCGGTTGAAGGCGCGGCCGATCAGGCTCGCCTCCTGGTCGTCGGTCAGCAGCTCGAGCGCGGGATCGACCCCCGCCTCCACCGGGCGCTCGCGGAGCAGGTCGGCGCAGAACGCGTGAATGGTGCCGATGCGCGCCGCCTCGAGCTCGCCGAGCGCGGCCTCGAAGCGCGCGCGCTCCTCCTCGTCCTTCGCCTCGGCCCGGGCGCGCTCGAGCTCGCTCCGGAGGCGCAGCTTCATCTCCCCCGACGCCTTCTCGGTGAAGGTGACGGCGACGATCTCCTCGAGCCGCGCCCGGCCGCTGCGGAGGATGGCGATCATGCGGCCGATGAGCGCCGTGGTCTTGCCCGTGCCCGCCGCCGCCTCGACCACCAGGCTGGTCTCGAGATCCTCCGCGATCCGTCGCCTCGCCTCGGCGTCGATCATGGCTGCTTCCTCAGCTTCTTCAGCGGGCCGAGGTAGCGATGACCGCGCGCCTTGCGGCCGGTGCGCATCGCCTCCTTGGGCCCGCACACGGCCAGGTAGTCGCAGCGCTCACAGGCCTTGTCCTCGGGGAGCGCCGGGAAGAAGCCCTCCTCGAAAGCGTGCTGCACGGTCTCCACGAGCACGGTCAGCGCGCGCCGAGCCCGGTCGTCGAGCGGCACGCTGCGCTCCTCGAAGCGCCCCTTGGCCGTGCACCAGTAGAGCCGCCCTCCCCCCACCGTCCGGCCCGGGTAGAGCTCCTCGAGTGCCCGCGCGTAGAGGACCGGCTGCAGCGTGCGCCCGCCCTCGATCACGCCGTGCACCGCGCGCGCGGCGCCCGTCTTGTGGTCCGTGGCGCGCAGCACGCCGTCGCGCTGCTCGACGAGGTCGATCGCACCGCGCAGCCGGAGCCCCTCCGACAGCTCGACCGGCTCCTCGCGGCTGGCCGGATCGCGCTCGTCGGTCAGCGGGAGCCCGAACCCGAGCTCGAAGCCAATGGGCACCCAGTCCGGGCGCTCGGCCGCGCGCACCAGCCACTCCGCCAGGTCGCTGCGGAGGTCCGAGACCGCGTCGGTCCAGACGCGCGGGATGGCGGGGGCGAGCTCCTCGACGAAGCGCGCCTCGACCGCCTCGATCACGTCCTCGAGCACGGCGCGCGCGGCCTCGAGCTTCTCCTCCGTCAGCGGGAGCATGCCGCCCGCCCGGAGCCGGCCGAGGCAGCGGAACTGCACCTCGTGGATGAACCGGCCGCGGGTCGCGGGGTCGAGCGCCTCGATGGCCTCGGGCGCCTCGCGCGGCTCGAGCCGGAGCACGGTGCGGAGATAGAAGCGGTAGGGACAGGCGGCGAGCTGCTCGAGCGCGGTGGCGCTGAACGCCCGCGCGGAGGGCAGGTGCTTGGCGAGGGCGGCGCGCGCCTCGTCCGACGCGTTGACGAGCCCGTCCGACTTCGACCACTTGCCTTCCCATTTGGCGTACCGTGCCCGGAGCGCGCGACCGAGATGCGGGTTGGCCTGCACGAGGTAGCTCGCGGCCCCGACCACCGCCTTCGGGTCCTCCTCGGCCAGCAGCGCGTGCAGGACGGCGAGGTCGTACTCCGCCGCGTCGATCGCGCGCTCCGGCGCCTCGGGCGCGGGCCAGGCCATGCGCGCCTTGCCCGCGTCCTCCGCGCGCGCGGCCAGCTGCTCGAAGCTCGGCAGCGCGCCCTCCACCGCGCGCACGACCTCGAGCCCGTAGAACGAGGGGACGCGCGGCCGCCCGCGCTCGGTGTCGAGCCGCGGGTAGGAGAGGATCACCGCGTCCTCCGCCGCGCCGATCGCGAGCCGCAGCGCGAGCCGCTCGTGGGCGACGCGGTCTTCGTTCGTCTCCAGCTCGCTCCTCGCGTCTCCGCCGAGCGCGACGCGGACCGCGTCGAGCGCGATGGGATCCTCCGAGACCTTCTTCGGGAAGATCTTCTCCGCGAGCCCGGGCACGAAGACCCGCGAGAAGCTGAGCCCGCGCGCCTCGCGGGTGAACGCCACGTAGAGCTTGCCCGCGGTGGCGGAGCCCGGTCGCTCGACCATCTCCGCGAGGCGACGCGACAACACAAGGTGCACCTCGGTGAGACCGACCGGCCCGATGGGGGCCATCGGCGACAGCTCGCGCAGCACGGCGAGCACGCGCTCGGGCCGGCGGATGGCGCACGCGGCCAGCGCCTCGAGCCGCCCGACCCACTCGCCCCAGGTGGCCTGTTCGGGCAGGGCCTCGAGCCGCTCGAGCAGCGGCAAGGCGAAGGCGCGCAGGTGCGCCAGGTCGCGGCGCTGCCGGCGCACCGAGGCGGCGGCGGGCGCCTCGGGGTCGTCCAGGCCCTCCTCGCGCTCGCCCAGCGCTCGCTCGAGCCCGTCCAGCCGGCGGCGCCACCGGTCGGCGCCGCCGATGACGGCCGCGTCCACGAGCAGCCGCTCCCAGCGCCAGGGCGCGCGCAGCGTGCCGCGGACGACGGGCGCCTCCGGGTCCCACGCGGCCTCGCCTTGCTCATCGTCCCTCTCCTCGGAATCGTCCTCCCGGAGCCGCTCTTCGTCAGCTGGCAGCGGGATGGCCTCGTCTTCCGGCGGGAGCCACGCGGCGTCCGCGGCCGTGGGCGGCGCTCCGTCCTCCGCCGCGTCCGGGACCACGCCGAGTGAGAGGTACTCCGCGAACGCCCGCGCGCTGAGCCGCTCCTCACGGCACGCGAGCAAGGCGAGCAGCGCGCGGCCGGTCGGGTCCGGGCGCACGGTG is a window encoding:
- a CDS encoding UvrD-helicase domain-containing protein, with translation MIDAEARRRIAEDLETSLVVEAAAGTGKTTALIGRMIAILRSGRARLEEIVAVTFTEKASGEMKLRLRSELERARAEAKDEEERARFEAALGELEAARIGTIHAFCADLLRERPVEAGVDPALELLTDDQEASLIGRAFNRWFERTLADPPEGVRRVLRRRGNPREQLLRAARDLVGRRDHPAPWRREPFDRDAAIDACVEAVRGVAALAELANAPNDKLAQNLSRLGRWLAELDAREAIRPRDHDGLEAELYELRNDRDNWKHRWFGQWYGEGLLRQDVLTRRDALAETLDRFLDRAGADLAPVLVRDLAPVVEAYEQLKARSGTLDFLDLLIRARDLVRDDAGVRAELRRRFAYFFVDEFQDTDPLQAEILLMLATDGDVPEGGMLTEGAPPPVPGKLFVVGDPKQSIYRFRRAEVSLYERIKDRLVAQGVAHLELSTSFRARPDIQRAINAAFAPLMQGSETGAQARYVPLGPHRPAPEGRPSVIALSVPRPYGRWGKIYKYAVADSAADAAGAFCDWLLTESGWTVDDPLSGEARPLESRDICLLFRSTTSWGRSLVAPYVLALEARGLPHVLVGGRAFHDREEVLALATALRAIEHPGDALSVYATLRGPFFGMSDEDLLLYRETQGPLNPLVHPPEALWGAERSPVADALETLRELHWKRNRRPLADTIARFLDATRAHAGVANWPNGEQALANVLRVLELARRAEAQGAPSFRAFTESLEDKLERGEGVDAPVVEERAAGVRIMTVHKAKGLEFPVVILCDPLHGVTRTRPSRYVDSAGKLWAAPLAGCSPVELTEHAEEVLEADAAEEVRLSYVAATRARELLVVPCVGDEAQPGWVDPLHRALHPAFEARRQSEPAPGCPDFGEDSVLDRGPDPKKGTEASVRPGLHRIGEGGMGEPGVEHEVVWWDPATLELGRAPRGGLRRTALLAPDDGEGRGAERVEAHLAWVAAREATRERGARASWKVRPVTAVAHEVAEAVGATTHAPRIVEVEAGRATRPGGKRFGTLVHAVLGECALDADAGAVLAMARHQGRLIDAPDAEIAAASEVARATLAHPILRAAAEAERRGECRREAPITVPLDDGTSAEGVVDLAYREEGRWVVVDFKTDRETGAKVHHAVQLEIYAKAVAAATGEEVETILLYV
- a CDS encoding PD-(D/E)XK nuclease family protein, yielding MLQNNGLLHAGSAAARQREAARWISSRGLASQVLVVTPTIEAGSRLLRRAAEGRAAAFGWQRVTLTELAARLAATRLAAEGLAQSTGVVLEAMCARMVHLAREDGSLGRYARVADRPGLPRALARTFAEVSLADVDGAALPPDLARLYAAHRRELSRAGLADRGDVLRAAIARVADASSHPLLDLPTLLVDVPLAHALEAELVRALASRGANGRGGEVRAVVPSGDASTLRRLSSALQASPEPLPVPDGDRALDRLRQQLFAEIRASGPMDGSVELFSAPGESRECVEIARRVLEAADAGVPFDRMAVLTHAPERYRAHLVEALRRAQIPACFSRGTVRPDPTGRALLALLACREERLSARAFAEYLSLGVVPDAAEDGAPPTAADAAWLPPEDEAIPLPADEERLREDDSEERDDEQGEAAWDPEAPVVRGTLRAPWRWERLLVDAAVIGGADRWRRRLDGLERALGEREEGLDDPEAPAAASVRRQRRDLAHLRAFALPLLERLEALPEQATWGEWVGRLEALAACAIRRPERVLAVLRELSPMAPIGPVGLTEVHLVLSRRLAEMVERPGSATAGKLYVAFTREARGLSFSRVFVPGLAEKIFPKKVSEDPIALDAVRVALGGDARSELETNEDRVAHERLALRLAIGAAEDAVILSYPRLDTERGRPRVPSFYGLEVVRAVEGALPSFEQLAARAEDAGKARMAWPAPEAPERAIDAAEYDLAVLHALLAEEDPKAVVGAASYLVQANPHLGRALRARYAKWEGKWSKSDGLVNASDEARAALAKHLPSARAFSATALEQLAACPYRFYLRTVLRLEPREAPEAIEALDPATRGRFIHEVQFRCLGRLRAGGMLPLTEEKLEAARAVLEDVIEAVEARFVEELAPAIPRVWTDAVSDLRSDLAEWLVRAAERPDWVPIGFELGFGLPLTDERDPASREEPVELSEGLRLRGAIDLVEQRDGVLRATDHKTGAARAVHGVIEGGRTLQPVLYARALEELYPGRTVGGGRLYWCTAKGRFEERSVPLDDRARRALTVLVETVQHAFEEGFFPALPEDKACERCDYLAVCGPKEAMRTGRKARGHRYLGPLKKLRKQP